TCAAGTAGCTTACAAAGGGAAGTCTAAAAACTTTGGCCAAAAAAATGACCCTATGGTAGGCAACCGTATTGGAGGCGTTAATGTTTTTGGAGGTGGTTTAGCACTTTACAACAAAGAGGGTACTATCATTGGCGGGCTTGGTGTGAGTGGCGATACCTCCTGTGCAGATCATAATATTGCTTGGAAAACTCGCGATGCTTTAAAACTGGATTACGTACCTAGTGGCGTGTCTGAATCAAATGATGACAATATTATCTACGCAAAAGATAATGGCTTTGCTCATGTGAATTGTGGAAATGGCGAGCAAGCCATTGCTATTGGTCTGCCACAGAGTTTCCCTATATCAAAATAAGTGTGGCTGATATCAAAAATTTGTAGTTTTTCAATGGTCTAAATTCAAATCGCTCTGAATCAAGCATCTTGAGGTCACTTGGGTATATTAGTGAACAGTGATTTCTATTACTTTGCAAGTGACCGTATTACAAGAGGAGATCCGGTGTTTACCATCAAGTTTATCTAGGTACAAGGAATCGCCAATCACAGCGTCATCTAGATACCAGCGAACATGTTGACTTGAAGCCCTTAAATTTAAAACTTGTCCAGGGTATGGAAAAATATGACTGCCATCCTGTGGCGTTAATATTTCAATTGTTTGTTTATTTTGGCTGGTGCTCTGACGCCATAGTGATAATGCTTTAGGCCAATGGTGTATCTGTTCAATTTGGTTATCTGAACGAAGAGTCCTTGGTGTAATGCCATCTATTGTCCAAGCTGTACGTTTGAGCTGGCATTGTGCTTTGCGCACCCATTTTGCATCCAGCCCACTTGGCCAACAAATATCGGTTTGAACCACCGCCTTCGGCTTGAGTAGGGGATGTGTATCTATAGGAAGCAAGTCAAAGACATCAAATAACAGTGGTGCGGCTTGAGTCGCTCCTGTTTGACCAGCATAGGGAGAGCCATCCGGCCTTCCGACCCATACTCCTACCGTGTAATCGGAGCTGAGCCCTAGTGCCCATGCATCCCTAAAGCCATAACTTGTGCCTGTTTTCCAAGCAATCTTTCGGCCAAATTTGGCTCTAGTGCGGTCAGGCGGTCGAATATCTTCAAGTATGGTTTTGGTAATCCATGCACTTTCTTTGGTCATAATTGAGGCTTGTTGCACGGTGTCTTGGATACTCATCCTTGGCTTGATGGCAATCCCTCCTCGGGCAAAGGCGGAATAAAACATGACCAGTTCTCGCAATGAAGAACCACCCCCTCCTAAAGCTACCGTTAAGTTGTTATTGGGCAAACGTAAGGAAGCATCTAATACCTCGAGTCGTTGAGCAAAACGTTTGACACCTAAGCGATTAAGCAAATAGACAGGGGCAATATTTTTTGAACGTTGTAGAGCTTCAGCTACGGAAATACTGCCTTGAAATTGCTGGTTAAAGTTCTTTGGTTGGTAATCACCAAAGTTTGTTGGGATATCGAGTAGCAGACTCTCAGAATGAATCAGTCCAGCCTCTAAGGCGTGAGCATAGATGAATGGCTTGAGGGTGGAACCAGGTGAGCGAACTGCTTTAGTCATATCAACATGGCCAAAACTACTGACATCATCGATATCTAAAGAACCTTTATACGCAATCACTTTTCCAGTTTGATTCTCCATCACAAGCAGTGCAACGGAAAGATTGTGGTTGAGGCCAGTAAAACGCTGAGCAATGAGATCAGAAATATTGGATTGCAAAGCACTGCCAATATAAGTGTCGATTTGCCTTGAGTTTGGATGCGCTTTTTTTAGGTCTCGCGCTAGAAGAGGTGCATCTTTTTTGATGGGTTTACGCTGTGAAAGTATCGGCTCTGGCCATAAAAGCTGATACTCCTCCTGAGTGAGCTTACCATTTTGAACCAGTCGTCTTAACACTTTATTCCGCGCATCTTTCGCCTGGTTCGGATAACGGTCAGGGCGATATCGACTGGGCCTTTGTGGCAAAACCGCCAGTAGGGCAGATTCGGTAATATTAAGCTCATGAGCAGATTTGCCAAAGTAACGCTGACTGGCTGCTTCAACTCCTTCAATGTTGCCTCCCATTGGTGCAAAAGTTAAGTAGAGCTCTAGGATCGTTTCTTTGCTGTACTGACTTTCCAGTTGTAAGGCTCTGAATATTTGCACGAGTTTACCGCTGTATGAACGTTCATAAGAATATAACAGCCTTGCAACTTGCATGGTTAATGTTGAGCCACCTGAGATCACACGCCCAGAGGTGATGCGTTGACCAATTGCACGAACCAGAGCCGATACATCGACACCGCTGTGATTAAAAAAGTGCTTATCCTCATACATCAGCAAGGTATCGATGTATGTTTGTGACACTTTATCTAAGTGGACTGGAGTACGAAATATGCCATTCTGGTCGGCAAATTGGCGCAGAACTTGTCCATCGGAGGCAAGTACATTGACCGAATGGTTGGAAGAATGAATTTGAGGCAACGGAAACGCCCAGTTAAGGGCGCTCCACATTAAGTAAATCAGCAGTGTTGTGGTGAGTACAACAGTTGTAGCGAGTACAACACTGCTAAATCGCTTCACTTTTTTTATTGCTTTGATCATTAACGCTGAATCTTGATCTTATCCGTAGAACTGGCTTGTTCGTAAATAAAACGTTCAGGCGAATACATGTCTTCGATATACAAATTGGGCAAATGAGTATCACCGGGTGTTTCTGCTCTCATTACATAATAATAATTATAGTTATGATTTGAATCGAAAGAGCCAGCGGCTACAAATCGATCATTACGATACTCGATCATTTCAGCGTCGCTGTTCTTCATTTTCAGTACGGTAAGAATATCATCTGCAGCTGTGTAGTCTGGGTGCTCAAGTACCATACCTGCGGGTAAGTAATCAATGAGCATTGCCCGAGAGATATCTTCTTCGAGTTCGAATTCTACGTTAACCACAATAAGCTCACCGACTTTGAATTTATCGGTATGTTTCTTATTTCCATGTTTGTCATAGTAGGTGCGTGCCACTTCTTTGACCTTGATACTGCTTAATAGTGACTGGGGCTCAGCAAACCCTTCGACAGATTGTGTTACATACAGAGGAGAGCCAGAGGTATTTGAGTAGTTGTCACCGATGGCGACATCAATCGGCTTTGAGACTGAGGTATCGCGACCGTTTTTATTGATATGAACTGGCTGAGTGTTGATTTTTTGCAGATCAAACCCTGCTATCATCAACGCATACTTCTCTTGTGTACTGAAATATTTGCGCTTTTTACTAAGTTGCAGCACTTTTTCTGCCGCTTCGATACGGTATTTTTCTAAATCACTATCAATAGGACCGATTTTCTCAACAGCACTGATAAGAGAGATAAGCTTAGCTGCAGAAGACAATTCAGATTCGTAATAGTTGTTTGGGCTTCTTATCCACTTTTTAGCAAACTGTTGCTGACTGCTGATGAAGAAACGTTGACCGGTTTTCATATCGCCAAGCAGAAAGAAAGTGGCCCCCAATTGGGCTTGACTTAAACTGCTATTAGCCGATAAACGCTTAAGGTAGGTTGCGGCATCAGATAGCGTGATCTTACCATGTGACGCCAGTATATAGCCGATATAAGCTTTATCTTCGGTTGAAGTTGTTGAATCCCTGAGGTGTTTTTTGGCTCGTTTTACTGCTCGAGAAACCATCTTATCTGAGAGGATCTCAGGGTATTGATTTTGTGTCTCTAATAAAAAGTTTGTCACATAAGCCGTTAGCCAAGGCTCTTCTATCGAGCCTTTGTTCCATAAGCCAAATCCGCCTGATGATTTCTGAGCACCCGCAAGACGTGAGATCGCTTTTATCAACATCTCTTTAGAGGACGCTTCAGCCGTCACTTGCTGCTTTAATGTTTGCAAAGAAGGTTCATTGCTCAGCCAAGGGTAGGCTTTACTCGTAGTTTGTTCGACACAACCATAAGGATAGCGGTAAAGCCCTTGTGCAAAGGCCAGTGGATCAAATTGTGGTGAACGACTAAACAAAACGGTACTTTTGCCACGGAGAATCGGTAAGAGGCCATCCCACTGTGACTGAGCAATGGCCAATGTATCACCAGTGGCTAAGTGCTTTGTTGTTTGTTTGGTGACATAAGGAGTAGCCGAGCGAACTGGGACGCGCCAATCTCGAGTCACACTATAAACTGGGCTCTCTACCGACAGTGTGAAAGTGGAAGTAGCAATGTTACTACCAACTCGAATATCGACAGGAAAGGCTGCGCTTTTATTTGGTGCCAGTTTAACTGTTTGCGGCGTAGCTCCTATCAACTCCACACCATCTTTCGCCGTCAAGCTCAAGGTGATGGTTTGTGTCTCATCGGTTTGGTTAGAAGCCTCAAGCATCACCTGACTTTTGCTGCCCGTTGCAAAGAAACGAGGAACTGAAAGCTCTGCGACAATAGGAGCAACCACTTTTACATCTTTCACTTGATGGCCGAATTGTTCACCGTCGATAACGGTGGCCACAACCTGAACTTCACCATTGTAATCGGGTACATCGATTTTAATTTTTGCTTCGCCATTGCCATCAAGGCGAATTGGTGCAAAGACATGGTTGAATGTTTTACTTTCAACAAGATCATCAAGCGGCCTATTATTTCCTCCATCCATATCGCCACCATAGCGATGAGTGATGAATGAAGAAGGTCGCGTTTCAAACTGACGTGAATAAAGGTCGACCAAATCTGCATTCATGCGTTTTTGACTATAAAACCAATCGAAGATATCAGGCACCTTATAGCGAGATAGGTTGATAATACCTTTGTCGGCAATTGTTAATACTACATACGGTTGCTGCAACGAGTGACTACTTTTGGCTTTAACCGTTACCCATTGTGTAGTGAATGGCTCAAACTTTTCTGGCGTAACGACTTCAACATCCAGCTTCCGATCTTCTCTGTATAGTTTCACGGGTTGGACTGCAATCAAGCGGCGAGTATAAGATTTTTCGGTGTTAATCAAAGTCGCAATTAAATATAGGTCATGCCTTTCGAGTGAATCCGGTATTTGAATTTGAGTGGTGAGTTTTCCTGACGTGTTCACTTGTTTCTGTTGGTAAGTTTTATCACCGACTAATTCAAGAGTGACATTTCCAGAAACAGGGGAGTTGATCTCAATATTGATATCCTGACCGTTTTTATAGCTCTTTTGATCTAAAGACAGCGCTAATTGGTCTGGTTTTACCGGAATCTGAGCTTCACCTTCACGCCAACCGACGTAAAAGCTGTAAATCGTTTCTTGGCCATCTGGAGAAGTCGCGGTAATACGATAATCACCCCACTCCACAGGTAAAGAGATTTCTTGTGGCTTGATGTTAAGAGGGAGTTGCTTAAACTCTTCGAGACGCCACTCATTATCTTGCCTCAGATCCCAACCAGAGTTCTCATTGTAGACCCAATAGTAGCCACCTCTATTGCGCTCAAATTTTATAGTCGCTTTACCTTCTATTGCTTTGCTGCCGTCATGATTGAGTAAGAGCAATGAGAAGTCAGCATTATCAAAATAGTCGAAATTGTCTGCTGTGGGGCGAATGCCAACAACGGACTTTTGGTTAGTGACTAATAAGCGTTTTATACGAGTGGTTGTTGCCCCCCCAGTTTCGAAGAGTTGACCATTAACCGTCAGGCGAGCAGGGCCATCCAGTACATCCCTATCGATTGGATCGAGTTCGATCTCGGCTTGCCCTTCGATATCGAGTTTGATGTCGATTTCTTCAGGTGCCTCATATGAACTTATATAGTGCTGTTTACCAACATAATAGCTTTTGAATTTCCCAGGAAAATGGTCAATAGAGCGGAGTACAGTTGAGGCAATAAAGCGGTTTTCGGATGCTGGTTGACCAAATAGGTAACGGCCCGACACTTTTGCGTCTAAGACTTCTCCTGCGATAACCTGTTCAGGTAATTCAATGTCTAAATCCATGCGTTCGGGAGTGAATTCAGCGACATTAAAGAAAAACTGCCCCAGATTTACATTGCTGCTAGGGTTTGTTTTGACTGTTATGGCCCATTTACCTAGCTTTGCAGTTTTTGGTATAGAAAATTCAAACGTAAATAAGCCAGAGACAATCTCATCCAGTGTTTGAGATAAGGCAGTACTGCCATCCGGTTTAATCACTTCGACAAAGAGGTTCTTCTCATCAGAAAGGTGTCCATTGGCTTTTCTTAACACAATATTCGTTGAGAGTGTCTCTGCGGGTTTCAATAAATCACGATTGGAGAAAACAAATGCGCCAAGTTCTTTTTGCTGATTACCTGTGATAGTGAAGTCAGAGAGATCCAAAGGGACTTCTTTCATGGGTAGAACAGCCATACGTCCTGCTTGTTCAACCACAATAATATCTGTATCGGCTCTCTCTTTATATTCAAATTGTGCAAAGCCATTACTCAACGAGGAAGTGGAACGTATACCCTTTTCACTGATGACGGAAACCTTGCCTTTTGCTAGTGGTTCACCGGTGCGTAAATCCATCGCCTGAATAGAGGCCGATTGTTCGAATAATTTCGCTTGAAGGCCAATGTCTGAAAGTAAAACTTGAACAATATCGGGGTCTTCAAATGAGTTAGACGGTTTTATTGTGATGATGTACCAACCATTTTCCAATTCACTCGGTAAGGTGAGATTAGCAAGTTGAGACGCATTAGGGCGACTTGGTGGTAATTTGAACGTGATATCCGTTTGATGTGCAAAATTCTTTCTCAGACGATTAGCGCGCCAAGAATGAAGTTTATTAGTATAGAAATATTCGCTAAACAGTTCAGGTATATTATTGACCTTGTAAATCGATAAACTGGCGGCCGTCGCGTTGATTGTTTCAACAGGGATGGCCCGATCACCACTTGCATTAACAAACGGACCATTTCCAATTAGACGAATACTTGGTGAGGTTTCATAAATGGAGACCGTTTCATATTCGTCCAAGCCACTTTTACGCTCGTTTTTTTTGAGAGAAATTTCGTATTCGCCTATACCATATTTTTCAAT
This window of the Vibrio azureus genome carries:
- a CDS encoding alpha-2-macroglobulin family protein produces the protein MHNKMTTMRFSLLTMVWLCFNLATSASLFASTITHLSEGKIDNKNSIIVELEGTSTAINLPVKKDDVDIVPDWRISSDHSFQYFHIEKYGIGEYEISLKKNERKSGLDEYETVSIYETSPSIRLIGNGPFVNASGDRAIPVETINATAASLSIYKVNNIPELFSEYFYTNKLHSWRANRLRKNFAHQTDITFKLPPSRPNASQLANLTLPSELENGWYIITIKPSNSFEDPDIVQVLLSDIGLQAKLFEQSASIQAMDLRTGEPLAKGKVSVISEKGIRSTSSLSNGFAQFEYKERADTDIIVVEQAGRMAVLPMKEVPLDLSDFTITGNQQKELGAFVFSNRDLLKPAETLSTNIVLRKANGHLSDEKNLFVEVIKPDGSTALSQTLDEIVSGLFTFEFSIPKTAKLGKWAITVKTNPSSNVNLGQFFFNVAEFTPERMDLDIELPEQVIAGEVLDAKVSGRYLFGQPASENRFIASTVLRSIDHFPGKFKSYYVGKQHYISSYEAPEEIDIKLDIEGQAEIELDPIDRDVLDGPARLTVNGQLFETGGATTTRIKRLLVTNQKSVVGIRPTADNFDYFDNADFSLLLLNHDGSKAIEGKATIKFERNRGGYYWVYNENSGWDLRQDNEWRLEEFKQLPLNIKPQEISLPVEWGDYRITATSPDGQETIYSFYVGWREGEAQIPVKPDQLALSLDQKSYKNGQDINIEINSPVSGNVTLELVGDKTYQQKQVNTSGKLTTQIQIPDSLERHDLYLIATLINTEKSYTRRLIAVQPVKLYREDRKLDVEVVTPEKFEPFTTQWVTVKAKSSHSLQQPYVVLTIADKGIINLSRYKVPDIFDWFYSQKRMNADLVDLYSRQFETRPSSFITHRYGGDMDGGNNRPLDDLVESKTFNHVFAPIRLDGNGEAKIKIDVPDYNGEVQVVATVIDGEQFGHQVKDVKVVAPIVAELSVPRFFATGSKSQVMLEASNQTDETQTITLSLTAKDGVELIGATPQTVKLAPNKSAAFPVDIRVGSNIATSTFTLSVESPVYSVTRDWRVPVRSATPYVTKQTTKHLATGDTLAIAQSQWDGLLPILRGKSTVLFSRSPQFDPLAFAQGLYRYPYGCVEQTTSKAYPWLSNEPSLQTLKQQVTAEASSKEMLIKAISRLAGAQKSSGGFGLWNKGSIEEPWLTAYVTNFLLETQNQYPEILSDKMVSRAVKRAKKHLRDSTTSTEDKAYIGYILASHGKITLSDAATYLKRLSANSSLSQAQLGATFFLLGDMKTGQRFFISSQQQFAKKWIRSPNNYYESELSSAAKLISLISAVEKIGPIDSDLEKYRIEAAEKVLQLSKKRKYFSTQEKYALMIAGFDLQKINTQPVHINKNGRDTSVSKPIDVAIGDNYSNTSGSPLYVTQSVEGFAEPQSLLSSIKVKEVARTYYDKHGNKKHTDKFKVGELIVVNVEFELEEDISRAMLIDYLPAGMVLEHPDYTAADDILTVLKMKNSDAEMIEYRNDRFVAAGSFDSNHNYNYYYVMRAETPGDTHLPNLYIEDMYSPERFIYEQASSTDKIKIQR
- the pbpC gene encoding penicillin-binding protein 1C, whose translation is MIKAIKKVKRFSSVVLATTVVLTTTLLIYLMWSALNWAFPLPQIHSSNHSVNVLASDGQVLRQFADQNGIFRTPVHLDKVSQTYIDTLLMYEDKHFFNHSGVDVSALVRAIGQRITSGRVISGGSTLTMQVARLLYSYERSYSGKLVQIFRALQLESQYSKETILELYLTFAPMGGNIEGVEAASQRYFGKSAHELNITESALLAVLPQRPSRYRPDRYPNQAKDARNKVLRRLVQNGKLTQEEYQLLWPEPILSQRKPIKKDAPLLARDLKKAHPNSRQIDTYIGSALQSNISDLIAQRFTGLNHNLSVALLVMENQTGKVIAYKGSLDIDDVSSFGHVDMTKAVRSPGSTLKPFIYAHALEAGLIHSESLLLDIPTNFGDYQPKNFNQQFQGSISVAEALQRSKNIAPVYLLNRLGVKRFAQRLEVLDASLRLPNNNLTVALGGGGSSLRELVMFYSAFARGGIAIKPRMSIQDTVQQASIMTKESAWITKTILEDIRPPDRTRAKFGRKIAWKTGTSYGFRDAWALGLSSDYTVGVWVGRPDGSPYAGQTGATQAAPLLFDVFDLLPIDTHPLLKPKAVVQTDICWPSGLDAKWVRKAQCQLKRTAWTIDGITPRTLRSDNQIEQIHHWPKALSLWRQSTSQNKQTIEILTPQDGSHIFPYPGQVLNLRASSQHVRWYLDDAVIGDSLYLDKLDGKHRISSCNTVTCKVIEITVH